The following proteins come from a genomic window of Lolium rigidum isolate FL_2022 chromosome 5, APGP_CSIRO_Lrig_0.1, whole genome shotgun sequence:
- the LOC124655124 gene encoding uncharacterized protein LOC124655124 — protein sequence MSQMMTRRLMMQNRSMSQLYICQRKRQSKLLQSHKEESVPGPTHFCQLKKDKHNNEDPSLIMFSKETHTNRKVGCMSAPALEAYISMETKRSQARLGIWCTQGAALLVEM from the exons ATGAGCCAAATGATGACGAGGAGGCTGATGATGCAGAATAGGAGCATGAGCCAACTCTACATATGTCAAAGGAAAAG GCAAAGCAAGCTTCTACAAAGCCACAAGGAAGAAAGCGTGCCCGGTCCAACCCATTTCTGCCAACTT AAAAAAGACAAACACAACAATGAGGACCCTAGCCTAATTATGTTTTCTAAAGAGACCCATACCAATAGAAAGGTGGGATGCATGAGCGCACCTGCCCTTGAAGCTTAT ATTTCTATGGAAACTAAAAGAAGTCAAGCACGACTCGGTATTTGGTGCACACAAGGGGCTGCACTTCTAGTAGAGATGTAA